In Frondihabitans sp. PAMC 28766, the following proteins share a genomic window:
- a CDS encoding sensor histidine kinase has product MAFNTMAPVVRGRKSFTGQQATRSFRLERVIGRAFAGVCLVFGALTIPVSLRSASTMDQRWAWTFGLILYAALIWAVAAGALSRYVRTGAIAVAASFLAILTTWPFAPVSLWAVLPTEPWPWYLCNVATAAAAIAFSELIATGYTLLIATTYFLVRLTPSGGGAGAGQAALDSGYAFIVGIATVLIIAILRRSTARVDGAETAAIIRYAAVTTEHAMEVERMNVDALLHDNVMSSLLAASRAHSPAEYRYTTALARTALDVIAANTDAPTAEPVSFREVTERFTRICQELGIHATLTSHGLQGNTVPATVAEVFFAATLQALMNSVQHAGPGPIHRSVTASWQHDELTATITDDGAGFDTTQPSPRLGIRTSIIERLTSIGGTATITSAPGEGTTVTLTWKKHHHET; this is encoded by the coding sequence ATGGCTTTCAACACGATGGCTCCGGTTGTGCGTGGCAGGAAATCTTTCACGGGCCAGCAGGCGACGAGGTCGTTTCGCTTGGAGCGGGTCATCGGCCGCGCCTTCGCCGGCGTCTGTCTGGTGTTCGGCGCTCTAACGATCCCCGTGTCCCTGAGAAGCGCGAGCACGATGGATCAGCGGTGGGCGTGGACTTTCGGCCTGATCTTGTACGCTGCCCTGATCTGGGCGGTCGCCGCTGGAGCACTCAGCCGGTACGTCCGAACCGGTGCGATCGCCGTCGCCGCCTCTTTCCTCGCCATCTTGACCACCTGGCCCTTCGCCCCGGTCAGCCTTTGGGCAGTGCTACCGACGGAGCCCTGGCCCTGGTATCTCTGCAATGTCGCCACCGCCGCCGCGGCGATCGCTTTCTCCGAACTCATTGCCACCGGTTACACCCTGCTCATCGCCACGACCTATTTCCTCGTCAGGTTGACACCCTCTGGCGGAGGCGCCGGCGCTGGGCAAGCCGCCCTGGATTCCGGTTACGCGTTCATCGTCGGTATCGCGACCGTCTTGATCATCGCGATCCTCCGACGCTCCACCGCTCGCGTCGACGGCGCCGAAACCGCTGCCATCATCCGGTACGCCGCCGTGACCACCGAACACGCCATGGAAGTGGAACGGATGAACGTGGACGCTCTCCTGCACGACAACGTCATGTCGAGCCTGCTCGCGGCAAGCCGCGCCCACTCCCCCGCGGAGTACCGTTACACGACCGCCCTCGCCCGAACCGCCCTCGATGTCATCGCCGCCAACACGGACGCTCCCACCGCGGAACCTGTTTCCTTCCGCGAAGTCACCGAACGCTTCACCCGCATCTGCCAGGAACTCGGCATCCACGCCACACTCACCTCCCATGGTCTCCAGGGCAACACGGTCCCGGCCACCGTCGCGGAAGTGTTCTTCGCCGCCACTTTGCAGGCCCTGATGAACAGCGTCCAACACGCAGGCCCCGGCCCCATCCACCGCAGCGTCACCGCCAGCTGGCAACACGACGAGCTGACCGCGACAATCACCGACGACGGAGCAGGATTCGACACCACCCAACCCAGCCCGCGGCTCGGAATCCGTACATCCATCATCGAACGGCTCACAAGCATCGGCGGCACCGCGACCATCACCTCCGCTCCCGGGGAAGGCACCACCGTCACCCTCACCTGGAAAAAACACCACCACGAAACCTGA
- a CDS encoding Asp23/Gls24 family envelope stress response protein, with amino-acid sequence MTFSAEYPVDLQKVATDVRSAVILAVETIVGFEVTAVNITINDLYTPDPEGTAPRSRSNGLTLHPGPLVRTTSEGMPGKKPSA; translated from the coding sequence GTGACATTCTCCGCGGAGTACCCCGTCGACCTGCAGAAAGTCGCCACCGATGTGCGTTCCGCCGTGATCCTCGCCGTCGAAACGATCGTGGGCTTTGAAGTGACCGCGGTCAACATCACCATCAACGACCTCTACACGCCCGACCCCGAGGGCACCGCCCCGAGGAGCAGAAGTAACGGCCTAACTCTTCACCCCGGACCGCTGGTAAGAACGACTTCCGAGGGGATGCCGGGTAAGAAACCGTCAGCGTGA
- a CDS encoding Asp23/Gls24 family envelope stress response protein: MTTTTNTRTAAATTGTGDPGTTTIEDSVVAEVAGRAAAEVQGVHALGGGAARVIGAVRTAMNNPDPAKEHRSPSPTKKLRST; the protein is encoded by the coding sequence ATGACCACCACCACGAATACCCGCACCGCCGCCGCCACGACAGGCACTGGTGACCCGGGAACGACGACCATCGAAGACAGTGTCGTCGCCGAGGTCGCCGGCCGCGCCGCGGCAGAGGTCCAAGGCGTCCACGCCCTCGGCGGCGGTGCCGCACGCGTCATCGGGGCCGTCCGAACCGCGATGAACAACCCCGACCCCGCCAAGGAACACAGGTCACCATCACCGACAAAAAAGTTGAGGTCGACGTGA
- a CDS encoding DUF1003 domain-containing protein — MTNQTWHTAHQKTLTRGQRAADALRNGMGSWPFIGTFILAMAVWATLNTLILRTGAFDPYPYILLNLFLSMLAGLQGAILLIAAKRQDGINSAMAQHDLDTNVASKVEIDRLIRLCEQHKTMISELHDLIQNRPGLTPTTHANPS, encoded by the coding sequence ATGACGAATCAGACCTGGCATACCGCCCACCAAAAGACCTTGACTCGCGGTCAGCGGGCCGCGGACGCGTTGCGAAACGGGATGGGGAGCTGGCCCTTCATCGGCACGTTCATCCTAGCCATGGCCGTGTGGGCAACGCTGAATACGCTGATCCTTCGCACCGGTGCATTCGACCCCTACCCGTACATCCTGCTGAACCTGTTCCTCTCGATGCTCGCTGGCCTCCAAGGTGCGATCCTTCTCATCGCCGCGAAACGCCAAGACGGCATCAACTCCGCGATGGCACAACACGACCTCGACACGAACGTTGCATCGAAAGTCGAGATCGACCGGCTCATCAGACTCTGCGAGCAGCACAAGACCATGATCAGCGAACTCCACGACCTCATCCAGAACCGCCCAGGCCTCACCCCCACCACACACGCAAACCCCTCCTAA
- a CDS encoding amidohydrolase family protein: MRIVALEEHFVFPEVVKAWEALPPGRMAIIGGNGDDPISRRLLDIGEERIAAMDDQGVDVQVLSLNSPGVQSLDPADAVAVARDANDFLAEAIAGHPDRFQGFAAIPTPDPGAAAAELERAVTQLGFAGALLNGRTGSTNADAMQFDDLYATAERLGVPLYFHPQTPVAPVVEAYYSGFGDPTDFVLRNAGIGWHYETGMQILRMVFAGVFDRHPDLQVVAGHWGEVVLFYLERTQQISDATGVHLERTLEEYARNNVWVTGSGLLSQRYLRWSTEVLGADRIMSAVDYPFIDNSGGAARRFLEEAPLSVDQRDGIGSGNWERLLTRRQA; the protein is encoded by the coding sequence ATGCGCATTGTCGCTCTTGAAGAGCATTTCGTGTTCCCGGAAGTCGTGAAGGCTTGGGAGGCTCTGCCGCCGGGCCGCATGGCGATCATTGGGGGCAATGGCGACGATCCCATCTCACGTCGGCTTCTCGACATCGGTGAGGAGCGTATCGCGGCGATGGACGATCAGGGCGTCGACGTCCAGGTGCTGTCGCTCAATTCCCCGGGCGTGCAGTCCCTCGACCCTGCAGACGCTGTCGCGGTCGCCCGGGATGCCAACGACTTCCTCGCCGAAGCTATCGCCGGGCACCCGGATCGCTTCCAGGGCTTCGCGGCTATTCCGACACCCGATCCTGGGGCTGCCGCAGCGGAGCTTGAGCGGGCGGTCACGCAGCTCGGCTTCGCGGGTGCCCTGCTCAACGGCCGGACGGGCTCGACGAACGCCGACGCTATGCAGTTCGACGATCTGTACGCGACTGCGGAGCGTCTGGGTGTTCCTCTGTACTTCCACCCGCAGACGCCCGTCGCCCCGGTCGTCGAGGCCTACTATTCGGGATTCGGCGATCCAACGGACTTCGTCCTCCGGAACGCCGGGATCGGCTGGCACTACGAGACTGGCATGCAGATCTTGCGCATGGTCTTCGCCGGCGTCTTTGACCGACACCCCGACCTGCAGGTGGTTGCGGGGCACTGGGGTGAGGTCGTGCTCTTCTACCTGGAGCGCACCCAGCAGATATCGGACGCGACTGGTGTGCACCTCGAGCGGACTCTTGAGGAGTACGCCCGGAACAATGTTTGGGTGACGGGCAGCGGGTTGCTCTCGCAACGTTACCTGCGGTGGAGCACCGAAGTGCTGGGTGCTGACCGCATCATGAGCGCCGTCGATTACCCCTTCATCGACAATTCCGGTGGTGCCGCGCGCCGGTTTCTCGAGGAGGCGCCGTTGTCGGTGGACCAGCGCGACGGGATCGGATCCGGTAACTGGGAGCGCCTGCTCACACGCCGCCAAGCCTGA
- a CDS encoding IS256 family transposase, which produces MTAPHILDPAGLLGEALGDASPDLMRSLLQTMINALLSADADAVAGAEWGKPSPDRVTQRNGYRHRDLDTRVGTIDVAVPKLRTGTYFPEWLLERRKRAETALITVVADCYLAGVSTRRMDKLVKQLGIHSLSKSQVSRMAADLDTHVDQFRHRPLGDAGPFTFVAADALTMKVREGGRVTGAVVLVATGVNADGRREVLGLKVATSETGAAWNSFFADLTARGLSGVRLVTSDAHRGLVEAIAANLPGAAWQRCRTHYAMNLMSVTPKSIWPAVKAMLQSVYDQPDADAVHAQFDRLLNYVDEKIPEAFEHLDAARADILAFTTFPDGLWQQVWSGNPNERLNREIRRRTDSVGIFPNRDAITRLVGAVLAEQTDEWAEGRRYLGLDILAKSRLTLVTSTGQEVTELPALELSA; this is translated from the coding sequence CTGACCGCACCCCATATTCTCGACCCTGCAGGCCTCCTCGGCGAAGCCCTCGGCGACGCGTCGCCCGATCTGATGCGAAGCCTGCTGCAGACCATGATCAACGCCCTCCTCTCCGCCGACGCGGACGCTGTCGCCGGCGCTGAATGGGGCAAACCCAGCCCCGACCGTGTGACCCAGCGCAACGGTTACCGCCACCGCGACCTCGATACCCGGGTCGGGACGATCGACGTCGCCGTCCCGAAACTACGGACGGGAACCTACTTCCCGGAGTGGCTCCTCGAACGCCGAAAACGGGCAGAGACCGCGCTGATCACGGTCGTCGCGGACTGCTACCTCGCCGGCGTCAGCACTCGTCGGATGGACAAGTTGGTGAAGCAGCTCGGCATCCACTCCCTCTCGAAATCGCAGGTCTCCCGGATGGCCGCGGACCTCGACACGCACGTCGATCAGTTCCGCCACCGCCCCCTCGGCGACGCTGGCCCGTTCACCTTCGTCGCCGCCGACGCCCTCACGATGAAAGTTCGTGAAGGCGGCCGCGTCACGGGCGCCGTCGTCCTCGTCGCGACCGGAGTCAATGCCGACGGGCGCCGGGAAGTGCTTGGCCTGAAGGTCGCCACTTCCGAGACCGGGGCGGCGTGGAACAGCTTCTTCGCCGACCTCACAGCACGCGGTTTGAGCGGGGTTCGCCTGGTCACCTCAGACGCCCACCGGGGTCTCGTCGAGGCGATCGCCGCGAACCTGCCCGGCGCCGCCTGGCAACGCTGCCGCACCCACTACGCAATGAACCTGATGTCCGTGACGCCGAAGAGCATCTGGCCGGCCGTGAAAGCGATGCTGCAGAGTGTCTACGACCAACCCGACGCCGACGCCGTTCACGCCCAATTCGATCGACTGTTGAACTACGTCGACGAGAAGATTCCCGAAGCGTTCGAGCACCTCGACGCCGCGAGAGCTGACATCCTCGCGTTCACGACCTTCCCCGACGGGCTCTGGCAGCAGGTGTGGTCGGGCAACCCGAACGAGCGCTTGAATCGTGAGATCCGCCGCCGGACCGACTCCGTGGGGATCTTCCCCAACCGGGACGCGATCACCCGCCTCGTCGGCGCGGTCCTCGCGGAACAGACCGACGAGTGGGCCGAAGGGCGCCGCTACCTCGGCCTCGACATCCTCGCCAAGTCCCGCCTCACCCTCGTCACCAGCACCGGCCAGGAGGTGACCGAACTGCCGGCCCTCGAACTCAGCGCCTAA
- the argF gene encoding ornithine carbamoyltransferase — MLGLLKDGDHTAEQVLTTLDLADRLKTERRAGSEKPQLIGKNVALVFEKPSTRTRSAFEVALRDQGGAAVYFDSTSSHMGQGESIEDTAKVFGRLFDGVGFRGYAHHDVELLAEHSGIPVWNGLTDTWHPTQALADLMTMREALGRPLQEISVCFVGDASDNVARSLLVTGALVGMDVRIAAPAGYQPEEATISAARHAARGLGGRVTVTDDLESAVRGVDFLYTDVWISMGEKESLWDQRIADLRNFRIDAAVVTATGNPDVGFLHCLPSFHDDATSVGRTVKQKYGFDGIEVSDDVFRSPASIVFDQAENRMHSIKAMMLKSYFPSIGATL; from the coding sequence CTGCTCGGCCTCCTCAAAGACGGCGACCACACCGCCGAGCAGGTCCTCACCACCCTCGACCTCGCCGATCGCCTCAAAACGGAGCGGCGTGCAGGATCCGAGAAGCCGCAACTAATCGGCAAAAATGTTGCCCTCGTGTTCGAGAAACCGTCGACCAGAACCCGCAGCGCCTTCGAAGTGGCCCTCCGGGACCAGGGCGGAGCGGCGGTCTACTTCGACTCGACGAGCAGCCACATGGGTCAGGGCGAATCGATCGAGGACACCGCAAAAGTCTTCGGAAGACTCTTCGACGGGGTCGGCTTCCGCGGATACGCCCACCATGATGTGGAACTCCTCGCCGAACACTCGGGCATTCCCGTCTGGAACGGCCTCACGGACACCTGGCACCCCACGCAGGCTCTCGCCGATCTCATGACCATGCGCGAAGCCCTCGGACGCCCGCTCCAGGAGATCTCCGTCTGCTTTGTCGGCGACGCCAGCGACAACGTCGCCCGCAGTCTCCTCGTGACCGGGGCACTGGTCGGCATGGATGTCCGCATCGCAGCCCCAGCCGGCTACCAGCCAGAAGAAGCAACAATTTCAGCCGCTCGACATGCGGCGAGGGGCCTCGGAGGGCGTGTGACGGTCACAGACGACCTCGAAAGCGCCGTCCGCGGGGTGGACTTCCTCTACACCGATGTCTGGATAAGCATGGGCGAGAAGGAATCTCTTTGGGACCAAAGAATCGCAGACCTGCGCAATTTCCGCATCGACGCGGCCGTCGTCACCGCAACCGGCAATCCCGACGTTGGGTTTCTGCACTGCCTACCCAGCTTCCACGATGACGCCACAAGCGTGGGTCGGACGGTCAAGCAGAAGTACGGTTTCGACGGTATCGAGGTCTCGGACGACGTATTCCGCTCACCGGCGTCGATCGTTTTCGACCAGGCCGAAAACCGGATGCACAGCATCAAAGCGATGATGCTCAAGTCGTACTTTCCCTCGATCGGGGCAACACTGTAA